Below is a window of Deinococcus sonorensis KR-87 DNA.
CGTGACCGCACCCTGCCGCACTGGGAAGGAAGCGCTGCTGCGGATCACGCTCACCTCGTCACGCACGACGCTGGTGGTTGCCGGGTCGTAGTGGTCCTGGTAGTACGGCGCGCCGGTGTCGTAGGGACGGTCCACGTTGACGGTGGCACCGCGCGGCAGCCCGCGCTGGAAGGCGTCCAGCAGCCTGGGGTTCCGGAACTGTCCCCGGTACGAGCGCAGGCGCCAGCGGCCCTGCTCCGGCTCGTAGTAGGTCGAGATGCTGGACGGCAGCAGTTCCACCAGAATCTCCTGCGCCCGGCCCACCAGCGCCACGGCGTCCTGTTCCAGCACCAGATCGCGCGACAGGTCGGCAAAGCCCTCCAGGGCGCGGGTGCGGGCATCCAGCGCCGCGTTCTGAAGCTCCAGCCGGTGGGTCTGCTCGGCGCGTTCCAGGGCCAGGGTCAGCCCGGCGTCCCACCGCCTGCATCAGCGCCCGGTCCGGCTCGCTCCACTGCCGGGTGTTCCGCAGCCCGGCCCCCAGCACGCCGCGCACCTCGCCGTTGACCAGCAGCGGCACGTTGGCCGCCGCACCGTAGGCGCCGCTGTGGGGCAGTGCCTCCCGGTCCGGCTCCCAGCCGTCCTGAAACACCGCCTCGCCCCGGCGAAGCATCTCGGCGAACAGCGGGGTGTCTTCTGGCACACCCGCCTGGAGGAGCGGGAGCAGCGCCTCGTCCACCTCGCCGCTCCAGACTTTCAGCTTCCACAGCCCCTGCTCGCATTCGGAGTAGCCGGCCGTGGCGTCGGGAAAGCGCGAGCACAGCACCTCGGTGGCCTGCCGGGCTAACGCCAGAATATCTGTCTGGGTGCCGGTGGCCTCGGTAAAGGCGACGAAGGCCCCGTAGGCGCGGGCATCCTCTTCCATCCTGGCCGCCGTGGACGCGCGTTCCAGGGCCAGACCGATGGTGCCCGCCGCCCGCGCCAGCAGCTGCCGGTCCTGCTCCGGCCAGCCCACCGGCATGCGGTCCCGCCACATCACCAGGAACCCCTCGACCTCCTGGCCGGGCGAACGAATCGGCTCGATGGCGCAGGCCAGCGGCGGAAGGCTGCGGACCGCGTCCAGTTCGGAGCGGTAATCGTCGAGGTACACCGCCGTTCCCTGGCGCAGGGACCGCCACAGCAGCGGCGTGTCGCGCAGCGTCAGGCCCGGCTGCGTCATGTACGCCGAGATGGGGGCGGTCTGGTCGCCCCAGATCACCGGCAGTTTGATCCGGTCGCCGTCCAGCCGCACCACCAGCATCACCTGGGCGTGCAGCGCCGGGCCCAGCTGAGCCAGGGCGAGGTGCGCCACGTCGTCCGGCGTGGAGGCCCGCTGCAGGGCGTCGCCCAGGGCCGCCAGCACGGTCGCGGTGGTGTTCGCCTGCTCCAGGCGACGCTGCCCTTCCGCCATCCGCCGCTCAAGGTCCACGGTCAGCTGGGCCCGGCCGAGCGCCCCCGCGCACTGGGCCGCGAGCCCCCGCAGCCCCTGACGGGTGTCCGGGGTCAGCTGGTGCGGCGCAGCAACGGCGAACACCAGCGCCCCCAGGGGCGAACCGTTCAGCATCAGCGGCAGGACAGCGAGCAACCCGGCAGATTCGTCAGGCTCGATGAGCGCTTCACCGAGCTGCAAGGCCCGGCGCACGGCGCTCCCGAGGTCGGGCAGCTCCTGAGGGCTCAAGGCCTGACCGTGGACTGAGGCTACCTTCAGCTGATCGCCGTTCAGCGTCACCCCGGCGCCCCAGCGGGCCTCCACCACACCCAGCCCCGCTGTCAGCACCACGTCGAAAATCTCGCGCTGATCGCGCGGCGCGGTCAACGCTTCGGCCACGGCGACCAGACATGCGGTCAGGGAGCGGTCCTCAGGCGTCCAGGACGGATCGGACATGCGGGGAGCATAGCGGACCGCTCACCTCGGGTGCTGTCAAGGAACCGGCAGAGAGAGGGCGGGCCGGGGCGAACATGGCGAGCCAGGATACAGGCTGAGGCAGCTCAGCGCGTACGTCGGGGGGTCCGGCGGCTCCACAGCAGGGTCAGCACCAGGGCCACGCCGCCCCACAGCAGCAGTCGGCCGGTGAGCGGCACCGGCGGCAGCGACACCACGCCGGACGCGTCGGTCCGGGCCGGCTCCGTAACGTAGCGCCCGCGTTTTGGCCGCGCCTCCTGATCGAAGTGCTGGGCCAGCCGGTCCAGCTGCGTCCTCAGGTCCTCGCCCCCCATCGCGTCCCCGTGCCCTGTGACCGCCAGGGCCGGCTGGAGCGCCGCGAGGTGCCGCACCGACTCGCGGGCGGCGTCCCAGTCCGGGGTGTAGTAGGCGGGCGGCCGGTGGACCAGCCGGGGCCGGAGCGACAGGGCCGCGCCCAGCGACTCCTGCACGGTGGTCACGAACGCGTCTCCGGCGATCAGCAGCCGGTCTTCCGGCCGCCACAGCGAGATGTGGCCGGGGGCATGCCCCGGCGTGAAGACCACCTGCCAGCCGGCCAGCGCCGCCGGCAGTCCGCCCGCCTGCAGCGCCTGAACACGCGGCTGAAAATCGAACGGACCCGGCACGAACGCCG
It encodes the following:
- a CDS encoding GAF domain-containing protein: MSDPSWTPEDRSLTACLVAVAEALTAPRDQREIFDVVLTAGLGVVEARWGAGVTLNGDQLKVASVHGQALSPQELPDLGSAVRRALQLGEALIEPDESAGLLAVLPLMLNGSPLGALVFAVAAPHQLTPDTRQGLRGLAAQCAGALGRAQLTVDLERRMAEGQRRLEQANTTATVLAALGDALQRASTPDDVAHLALAQLGPALHAQVMLVVRLDGDRIKLPVIWGDQTAPISAYMTQPGLTLRDTPLLWRSLRQGTAVYLDDYRSELDAVRSLPPLACAIEPIRSPGQEVEGFLVMWRDRMPVGWPEQDRQLLARAAGTIGLALERASTAARMEEDARAYGAFVAFTEATGTQTDILALARQATEVLCSRFPDATAGYSECEQGLWKLKVWSGEVDEALLPLLQAGVPEDTPLFAEMLRRGEAVFQDGWEPDREALPHSGAYGAAANVPLLVNGEVRGVLGAGLRNTRQWSEPDRALMQAVGRRADPGPGTRRADPPAGASERGAGCPHPRPGGLCRPVARSGAGTGRRGAGGPGAGDSGGTAAVQHLDLLRAGAGPLAPALVPGTVPEPQAAGRLPARAAARCHRQRGPSLRHRRAVLPGPLRPGNHQRRA
- a CDS encoding MBL fold metallo-hydrolase; the encoded protein is MFERLGSTADGPPDHPSIFGGHEPLAPAVIRVRLPLANAFLIGEQDSGWVLVDTGAPGSAGMILKAAEAYFGPEAKPQAIVLTHGHLDHIGGLFTLQRVWPDVPVYAHELELPYLTGRSAYPPPDPLVGGSMSAVSPAFVPGPFDFQPRVQALQAGGLPAALAGWQVVFTPGHAPGHISLWRPEDRLLIAGDAFVTTVQESLGAALSLRPRLVHRPPAYYTPDWDAARESVRHLAALQPALAVTGHGDAMGGEDLRTQLDRLAQHFDQEARPKRGRYVTEPARTDASGVVSLPPVPLTGRLLLWGGVALVLTLLWSRRTPRRTR